The sequence ACGTCGCACCGTTGCGGGCGCTGTCGGGGGCGAGGTCGTGGCGGGCCATCGCCGCCCGAAATCCCTCAAGCCGTTCGGCGGCATAGGCGTGGCGCAGTTCGCCGTTGATCAGTGCGATCCGGCGGTGGCCGAGATGGGCGAGCATGTCGACCGAGGTGGCAGAGACGGCGGCGTTGTCGATCCCGAAGTTCGGGTAGTCCGGCGTTGCCCGGTCCCGGCCATGCAGGACGAAGGGGATGCCCTGCTCCCGCAGGAAGGTCACCCGCGGATCGTCGGTGACCGGCGCGTTCAGGATGAAGCCGTCGAGGATGCCGCGCTCCAGCAGCTTGCGGTAGGGCAGGACCGGGTCGCCGCCCTGGTCGACGGCGAGCACGAGGTCGGTTTCGCGCGCCGACAGTGCTGCGGTCAGGCCCGTTAGCATCTCGAAGAAGGTCTGGTCGGCGCTCATGTCCGGCTTGATCTTGACCACCATGCCGACCATGCCCGAGCGCCCGGTGACGAGGCGCTGGGCTACGCGATTGGGCCGGTAGCCGAGGCGGTCGGCGGTCTCCTGCACCTTGGTGCGGGTCTTGAGGCTGACCTCCGGAAACCCGTTCAGCGCGCGGCTGACCGTGGCGACCGAGAGGCCGAGCTCCGCGCCGATATCCTTCAGGGTTGCCAAGGCCGTGGTCTCAAATCGATTTTGCTCATGTCCAATCAACCACCTGAATATATCAATTCAGATGCAATTTCACGCATTCAAAACGTTTTGAATATCGAAAGCGGTTTGATACGGTGCTCCCGACTCGGCTTGGGGGCTGACATGCGCGAATGGTGGCGGGATGCGGTGATCTACCAGATCTATCCGCGCTCTTTTCAGGACGACAACGGCGACGGGGTGGGGGATCTCAACGGGATCACCCGGCGGCTGGAGCATGTGGCGGAGCTCGGTGCGGACTGCATCTGGCTGTCGCCCGTCTTCGTCTCCCCGCAGAAGGACATGGGCTACGACGTGTCGGACTATCTCGACATCGACCCGCTCTTCGGCACGCTCGCCGATTTCGACGCGCTGATCGCGCGGGCCCATGCTCTGGGGCTGAAGGTCATCACCGATCAGGTGCTTTCGCACACCTCCGACCAGCATCCGTGGTTCAGGGAGAGCCGGACGAGCCGCGACAATCCGAAGGCCGACTGGTACGTCTGGGCCGATCCGCTGCCCGACGGCGCGCCGCCCACCAACTGGCACAGCCATTTCGGCGGCCCGGCGTGGGAGTTCGAGCCGCGGCGCGGACAGTACTACCTGCACAACTTCCTCGCCGCCCAGCCGGACCTGAACTTCCATCATCCGGAGGTCGCCGACGCGATCCTGGAGACATGCAAGTTCTGGCTGGACCGGGGGCTCGATGGCTTCCGGCTCGACACCGTGAACTACTATTTCCACGATGCGGATCTGCGCTCCAACCCGCCGGCGGAGCCGAAGAAGAACCAGGTGATGTCCACGGATCTCTATGGGATGCAGAACAACATCTATAACAAGAACCGCCCGGAAAATCTCGGCTTTCTGGAGCGGCTGCGCGCGCTCACCGACCGCTACGACGACATCATGATGGTGGGGGAGGTCGGCGACGGGCCGGCGCGGGCGATCGAGCTGATGGGACAGTACACGGCCGGGACGAAGCGGCTGCATGTCTGCTATAGTTTCGCCATGCTGGGCCAGGATTTCAGCGCCGCGTTCTTCCGCAACTGCATCGACGGCTTCCACAAGGGGGCGCCCGACGGGCACCCGAAATGGTCCTTCTCCAACCACGACACGGAGCGGCATGTGAGCCGTTGGGCAGCACACGGGGTGAGCGAGGATAACCTCGCGCGGCTGACCTGCGCGATGCTCATGTCCTTCGAGGGGACGGTGGGCATCTACCAGGGTGAGGAGCTGGGCCAGACGGAGACGGAGCTGGTCTACGAAGAGCTGACCGATCCGCCCGCCCTGCGCTTCTGGCCCGGGATCAAGGGCCGTGACGGTTGCCGGACGCCGATGGTGTGGGAGCGCGATGCGCTGAACGCCGGCTTCTCCGACGCGAAACCGTGGCTGCCGGTAAAGGCGCCGCAGGCCGCGCGGGCGGTGGATGCGCAGGCGCCCGACGGCATCCTCGCCTTCTATCGCGAGGCGATCGCGCTGCGCAAAGCGTCCCGGCCGCTGCGGGAGGGGACAACGCATTTCCACGACCTGCCCGAGCCGCTCCTCGCCTTCGAGCGGCGCGCGGGAGACGAGCGGATGACCTGCGTCTTCAACCTCTCGACGGAGGTGCAGACGCTCGCCCTGACCGGATCGACGGAGTTCGCAGGACCGCAGGCCGCAGCCCTCGCCGATGGCACGCTGACCCTGCCGGGCAATGGCTTTGCCTGGCTGACACATGACGAGCCGCTGACGCTCGCAACGACAGAAAAGACGCTCTGGGAGGAGATTTCATGACCAAGGCCCTTTCGCTTTCCGCCCTTTTGCTCGTGACCGCGCTGCCCGCAGCGGCCTTCGACGACGACACGCTGACGATCTGGACCGGGGCAAACCGCGACCGCGATGCGCTGCTGGAGGCGACCGCCGCCTTCACCGAGGATCTGGGCATCGAGGTCGTCGTGGAGGTCGTGGACCCCGACCTGCCGCAGAAGTTCCAGCAGGCCGCGGCGACCGGCGACGGGCCTGACATCGTGATGTGGGCCCATGATCGCTTCGGCGAATGGGCGAGCGGCGGGCTGATCCAGCCGGTCGCGCCGGGGGCGGCATGGGCGGAC is a genomic window of Pontivivens ytuae containing:
- a CDS encoding LacI family DNA-binding transcriptional regulator; amino-acid sequence: MATLKDIGAELGLSVATVSRALNGFPEVSLKTRTKVQETADRLGYRPNRVAQRLVTGRSGMVGMVVKIKPDMSADQTFFEMLTGLTAALSARETDLVLAVDQGGDPVLPYRKLLERGILDGFILNAPVTDDPRVTFLREQGIPFVLHGRDRATPDYPNFGIDNAAVSATSVDMLAHLGHRRIALINGELRHAYAAERLEGFRAAMARHDLAPDSARNGATFESHAYTRALELLAQADAPTAFVCASTVIAAGVMRAVRDRGLSVPGDVSVMAHDDALPLTRAISFDPALTVTRAPLRDACEPLANMLVDHLGGVPAEALQVMMDVELIVRGSTGPAPKGG
- a CDS encoding alpha-glucosidase family protein, whose translation is MREWWRDAVIYQIYPRSFQDDNGDGVGDLNGITRRLEHVAELGADCIWLSPVFVSPQKDMGYDVSDYLDIDPLFGTLADFDALIARAHALGLKVITDQVLSHTSDQHPWFRESRTSRDNPKADWYVWADPLPDGAPPTNWHSHFGGPAWEFEPRRGQYYLHNFLAAQPDLNFHHPEVADAILETCKFWLDRGLDGFRLDTVNYYFHDADLRSNPPAEPKKNQVMSTDLYGMQNNIYNKNRPENLGFLERLRALTDRYDDIMMVGEVGDGPARAIELMGQYTAGTKRLHVCYSFAMLGQDFSAAFFRNCIDGFHKGAPDGHPKWSFSNHDTERHVSRWAAHGVSEDNLARLTCAMLMSFEGTVGIYQGEELGQTETELVYEELTDPPALRFWPGIKGRDGCRTPMVWERDALNAGFSDAKPWLPVKAPQAARAVDAQAPDGILAFYREAIALRKASRPLREGTTHFHDLPEPLLAFERRAGDERMTCVFNLSTEVQTLALTGSTEFAGPQAAALADGTLTLPGNGFAWLTHDEPLTLATTEKTLWEEIS